One Trichormus variabilis 0441 genomic window, GCAACTCAGCAATCACCACTAAATAAATCTAAAAAAATCCGGTAACTTCGTACCTAATACAGATAAGATGGTTGTCTGGCTTTGTCAAAATTGAATAATTTGTCACCCAGCAATTAAATTACTACTGAAATATTTAACTATTATGCAAGACCGTAAACCCCAGCAAATCGCTCGTGAACTGGCACTTTTAAGTCTGAGTCAGTTACCACTAAACCCCAAAAAATTAACCGAAGAACACCTGCCGAAGCTAGTATTGGCTACAGTACGTACCTTGAGAGCAGAAGTACAAGATACCTTGGATAATGCGGCCGCTGAATTGCAACGTAGTAACGATCGCCTGCTAACGAGTCAAACACGGGCTTCAGACTTAAACACTGCCCGTAATATGCTGCAAGAAGCAATTTCCCATACACAAACAGCCATCAATCAGCTAGGTGCATCTGTTGAGTTTCCTGAATTAATTCAGCTGGCAAATCAAGATAAGGAAGTAGGCAGATATGCCATCAAACTTGTCAAAATCATCAATGAAGAACGCGGCATGATTGATGAACAAATTACCTCAGCCCTAGTTGATTGGCAAGTTACACGCCTAGCACAAATTGACCGTGATATTCTTCGCATTGCCGTAGCAGAAATGATGTTCTTGAATCTGCCCAACAGCGTCGCCATCAACGAAGCTGTAGAGTTAGCTAAACGTTACAGTGGCGATGAAGGTCATCGTTTCATTAACGGTGTACTACGCCGAGTCTCAGACCAAAAAAAGGCGCTGAGTGTTTAGTGCTGCAAAGCTCTGTTGGTATAGCTGGTGTTGAGTCAGATTTAATTTATTTTGAATTTTGTTGGCGTAGCCTACTCTTCGAGAACGCTACGCGAACCCGTAGGGTATTTTGAATTTTGAATTGATTCATCCCCTCTACTACCTAGTCACTGATCCCTGAGCGAAAAATCCGACTTTTAGAGGTAAGGATAACCAGGAGGTTTACCACTAGTTAGGAGTCCACAGTTAAATTAAACTTATAACTCATAACTCATAACAACTATCACCGCTAGCTGCAATGGTTTTTAATTGGTTCCGTCGTCAAACTGACGATTCCTCGGATAGCCCCTCGGAAAAACAACAACCAGAAACATCTCCAGTCACAGAATCTCAAGTAGAACCAGAAGCAACGTCAACTTCTGCTGCGACTGTCCCAGACTCGACAGCAGATTTATTGGCGTTTGCAAAGGCCGCTTACAAAAATATTCAAGAGAAACAAAAATCCCAGGAAGTAGAAGCGACACCGGAATCAGTAGATGCCGAAACGCCTGTACAAACAACTGGCGTGGAAGAGGAGGCAACTGCTGATAAGGAAAATCTAGAATTACTAGTAGCGAATACTACCTCAGTTGAGGTGGTAGAAAATATCCCAACTCCCGTGATGGAAGCGGAAGTAGCTAATCAAGAGGAGCAGGAGGTAACTTCGGCTACACAAGAAGATGTAGGAATCGACATAGAACCAATAGAACCAGTAGCAGTATCGGAACCAACACCAACGCCTACATTATCATTCTTAGAACGAGCAGCCGCAGAACGGGAAGCTAGGCAAGAACGATTAATCGCTAACGCTATTGAAGTACCGGAACCCGAAGTAGTCAAGCCAGTAGCAGCTAATACTTCATCAGAAACAGCCCCAGAAATTGCTGGGCTATCCTTTGATGAAGGCTTTGTTTGGTCAGCAGAGGTATTGGCAGCCCAGGGAAGACGACCAGAAGATATATCGATTGAAGAAATTACTTGGCTGAAAAAGCTACGACAAGGATTAGACAAAACCCGTCGGAGTATTCTTAACCAACTCAAAGCAATTGTTGGACAAGGAC contains:
- the nusB gene encoding transcription antitermination factor NusB, yielding MQDRKPQQIARELALLSLSQLPLNPKKLTEEHLPKLVLATVRTLRAEVQDTLDNAAAELQRSNDRLLTSQTRASDLNTARNMLQEAISHTQTAINQLGASVEFPELIQLANQDKEVGRYAIKLVKIINEERGMIDEQITSALVDWQVTRLAQIDRDILRIAVAEMMFLNLPNSVAINEAVELAKRYSGDEGHRFINGVLRRVSDQKKALSV